One stretch of Serinicoccus hydrothermalis DNA includes these proteins:
- a CDS encoding MFS transporter encodes MQRDVRGSVLAVLVVFASSGYVLGQALARVPAVRDHLGADTAQLGLVLMGMGLGSLLAMPFTGRAVDRFGSRRVVIATVLLGCASWGLVAVAPSVPVLLGILLLTGMSLGMWDVTMNIQGTHVEQVRGRSLMPSFHAAYSAGAVLGAGSGALAAYLGIGLGQLPVLAAVAAVAGVWGASRFVPEVTQEGPEEDKEEPVARRGITRVEIAIGVICLAGALAEGSANDWLALLLVDVHGAPAAFGALALTAFNLTMMIGRLAGGPAIDRFGRAGVVRAGAVLAGAAILLVTLTGSLALALVGGLLWGLGVATIFPAAISAAGEVPGRGNRAITSVSTIAYGAFLFGAPTIGVLAEAVGLDRALFLVVGFLGLLVVLSPVMREKSAGRDRRSAAILG; translated from the coding sequence GTGCAGCGGGACGTGCGCGGGTCCGTGCTCGCCGTGCTCGTGGTCTTCGCCAGCTCCGGGTATGTCCTCGGCCAGGCCCTCGCCCGGGTCCCCGCGGTGCGCGACCACCTCGGCGCCGACACGGCGCAGCTCGGCCTGGTGCTCATGGGGATGGGGCTGGGCTCGCTGCTCGCGATGCCGTTCACCGGCCGGGCGGTCGACCGTTTCGGGTCGCGCCGCGTCGTGATCGCCACCGTGCTGCTCGGCTGCGCCAGCTGGGGGCTCGTCGCGGTCGCGCCCTCGGTCCCGGTGCTGCTCGGCATCCTCCTGCTCACCGGGATGAGCCTCGGGATGTGGGACGTGACGATGAACATCCAGGGGACCCACGTCGAGCAGGTCCGGGGCCGCTCGCTCATGCCCTCCTTCCACGCCGCCTACTCCGCCGGTGCCGTGCTCGGCGCTGGCTCGGGCGCGCTGGCCGCCTACCTCGGGATCGGGCTCGGGCAGCTCCCTGTGCTCGCCGCGGTGGCGGCGGTGGCCGGGGTGTGGGGCGCGAGCAGGTTCGTGCCGGAGGTCACCCAGGAGGGGCCGGAGGAGGACAAGGAGGAGCCGGTCGCCCGCCGCGGGATCACCCGGGTCGAGATCGCCATCGGGGTGATCTGCCTGGCCGGGGCCCTGGCCGAGGGGTCGGCCAACGACTGGCTCGCGCTGCTGCTCGTGGACGTCCACGGCGCCCCGGCGGCCTTCGGAGCGCTCGCCCTCACCGCCTTCAACCTCACGATGATGATCGGGCGGCTGGCCGGTGGCCCGGCGATCGACCGTTTCGGTCGGGCCGGCGTGGTCCGGGCCGGGGCGGTGCTGGCCGGCGCAGCCATCCTGCTGGTGACGCTCACCGGCTCGCTCGCGCTGGCGCTCGTCGGCGGCCTCCTGTGGGGCCTCGGGGTGGCCACGATCTTCCCGGCGGCGATCTCCGCCGCGGGGGAGGTGCCGGGCCGGGGCAACCGGGCGATCACCTCGGTGTCGACCATCGCCTACGGCGCCTTCCTCTTCGGCGCCCCGACGATCGGCGTGCTCGCCGAGGCCGTCGGGCTCGACCGCGCCCTCTTCCTCGTCGTCGGCTTCCTCGGGCTGCTCGTCGTGCTGTCGCCGGTGATGCGGGAGAAAAGCGCTGGCCGGGACCGCCGGTCGGCCGCCATCCTGGGCTGA
- a CDS encoding GNAT family N-acetyltransferase, producing MLTLRPPTVQDEPALRRMHEQLAAESFDFLLAEGPWAQILAQVQAESEGRDLLPGRVRADFLVAAAEGIPVGRVSIRHELSPFLREVGGHVGYAVAPEFRRRGHATQILRLSVERLRGLGVEQVLVTCDDDNLASAATIERCGGVLEDVRARPGGGMPKRRYWIGGAPGR from the coding sequence ATGCTCACCCTGCGACCGCCCACCGTGCAGGACGAGCCTGCGCTGCGCCGGATGCACGAGCAGCTGGCCGCCGAGTCCTTCGACTTCCTGCTGGCCGAGGGGCCGTGGGCGCAGATCCTGGCCCAGGTGCAGGCGGAGTCCGAGGGTCGCGACCTGCTGCCGGGCCGCGTGCGGGCGGACTTCCTCGTGGCGGCGGCCGAGGGCATACCGGTCGGGCGGGTGTCGATCCGGCACGAGCTCTCGCCGTTCCTGCGCGAGGTCGGCGGCCACGTGGGGTATGCCGTCGCCCCCGAGTTCCGCCGCCGCGGCCACGCCACCCAGATCCTGCGGCTGTCGGTGGAGCGGCTGCGCGGCCTCGGGGTCGAGCAGGTGCTCGTGACCTGCGACGACGACAACCTCGCGTCGGCTGCGACCATCGAGCGCTGCGGGGGTGTCCTGGAGGACGTGCGCGCCCGGCCTGGCGGCGGCATGCCCAAACGCCGCTACTGGATCGGCGGCGCCCCCGGGCGTTGA
- a CDS encoding isochorismate synthase produces the protein MAVTRTIPRLRARTLAVDAPGDLLTRVPDEVDPREVAAWLREGDGLVGWGRVAEITTTGPDRFGEAEAWWTEVRAAAEVEDEVRLPGTGLVTFGSFTFSPDSQDASVLTIPRIVIGRRDGLSWVTQVVAGDEPWPVEHPAELLGRTNADIAVLDPLTESEGSVGADAWPGVVAAAVRRIGRGEVDKVVLARDVRVRHREGRAVRIAPVLERLQSRYAATWTFAVAGLVGATPEMLVRLQGGRVRSRVLAGTIRRPNGIPAHDTAVPGAGDRAHPMDPRLRLVSSTKDLDEHAFAVRSVAEALAPHCSDLMVPDAPYVLELPDVYHLASDLTGTMHSEATSLRLAAALHPSAAVCGTPTEAAAAVIGELEGMDRGRYAGPVGWMDGSGDGDWGIALRCGELADDRHSMRIFAGGGIVAASDPAAELAETEVKLTAMRHALGLADA, from the coding sequence GTGGCTGTGACCCGCACCATCCCCCGCCTGCGCGCCCGCACCCTCGCGGTCGACGCCCCGGGCGACCTGCTCACCCGGGTGCCCGACGAGGTCGACCCGCGCGAGGTCGCGGCCTGGCTGCGCGAGGGCGACGGCCTGGTCGGCTGGGGCCGGGTGGCCGAGATCACCACCACCGGCCCGGACCGGTTCGGCGAGGCCGAGGCCTGGTGGACCGAGGTCCGCGCCGCCGCCGAGGTCGAGGACGAGGTCCGCCTGCCCGGCACCGGGCTCGTGACCTTCGGCTCCTTCACCTTCTCCCCCGACTCGCAGGACGCCAGCGTGCTGACGATCCCGCGCATCGTCATCGGACGCCGCGACGGTCTCTCCTGGGTCACCCAGGTGGTGGCCGGCGACGAGCCGTGGCCGGTCGAGCACCCGGCCGAGCTGCTGGGCCGGACCAACGCCGACATCGCGGTGCTCGACCCGCTGACCGAGTCCGAGGGGTCGGTGGGCGCCGACGCCTGGCCCGGGGTGGTCGCGGCGGCGGTGCGCCGGATCGGCCGGGGCGAGGTGGACAAGGTCGTGCTGGCCCGCGACGTCCGGGTGCGGCACCGGGAGGGGCGGGCCGTGCGGATCGCCCCGGTCCTGGAGCGCCTGCAGAGCAGGTATGCCGCCACCTGGACCTTCGCCGTGGCGGGCCTGGTGGGCGCCACCCCGGAGATGCTCGTCCGGCTGCAGGGCGGCAGGGTGCGCTCCCGCGTGCTGGCCGGCACGATCCGCCGGCCCAACGGCATACCCGCTCACGACACCGCAGTCCCCGGCGCGGGCGACCGGGCCCACCCGATGGACCCGCGGCTGCGGCTGGTGAGCAGCACCAAGGACCTCGACGAGCACGCCTTCGCGGTGCGCTCCGTCGCCGAGGCGCTGGCCCCGCACTGCAGCGACCTCATGGTGCCCGACGCGCCCTACGTGCTCGAGCTGCCCGACGTCTACCACCTGGCCAGCGACCTCACCGGCACGATGCACAGCGAGGCGACCTCGCTGCGGCTGGCCGCGGCGCTGCACCCCTCGGCCGCCGTCTGCGGCACGCCCACGGAGGCCGCGGCCGCGGTCATCGGGGAGCTCGAGGGCATGGACCGCGGCCGGTACGCCGGTCCGGTCGGCTGGATGGACGGCTCCGGCGACGGCGACTGGGGCATCGCGCTGCGCTGCGGCGAGCTCGCCGACGACCGGCACTCGATGCGGATCTTCGCCGGGGGCGGCATCGTCGCGGCCTCCGACCCCGCCGCCGAGCTGGCCGAGACCGAGGTCAAGCTCACCGCCATGCGCCACGCCCTCGGCCTCGCCGACGCCTGA
- a CDS encoding demethylmenaquinone methyltransferase, which produces MSPTRADLDKQPHEVARMFDGVARRYDLTNTVLSGGMDHLWRRAVVTAVDATEGDRVLDIAAGTGTSSEPYADRGVQVVPADFSLGMLTEGYRRRPDLPFTAADAMRLPFADDSFDVVTMSFGLRNVADVDAALREFLRVVRPGGRLVVCEFSQPVVPVFSTVYNNYLMRALPRVARRVSSNPESYVYLAESIRAWPDQRALAQQVRSAGWEQVRWRNLSGGVVALHYAVAAGR; this is translated from the coding sequence ATGAGCCCGACACGCGCCGACCTCGACAAGCAGCCGCACGAGGTGGCCCGGATGTTCGACGGCGTGGCCCGGCGCTACGACCTCACCAACACCGTGCTCAGCGGCGGCATGGACCACCTCTGGCGGCGCGCGGTCGTCACGGCGGTCGACGCGACCGAGGGGGACCGGGTCCTCGACATCGCCGCGGGCACCGGCACCTCGAGCGAGCCGTATGCGGACCGCGGCGTCCAGGTGGTGCCCGCGGACTTCTCCCTGGGCATGCTCACCGAGGGCTACCGCCGTCGTCCCGACCTGCCCTTCACCGCGGCCGACGCGATGCGGCTGCCCTTCGCCGACGACTCCTTCGACGTCGTGACGATGAGCTTCGGGCTGCGCAACGTCGCCGACGTCGACGCGGCCCTGCGCGAGTTCCTCCGTGTGGTCCGCCCGGGTGGCCGGCTCGTCGTCTGCGAGTTCAGCCAGCCGGTCGTGCCGGTCTTCTCCACCGTCTACAACAACTACCTCATGCGCGCCCTGCCCCGCGTGGCCCGCCGCGTCAGCTCCAACCCGGAGAGCTACGTCTACCTCGCCGAGTCGATCCGCGCCTGGCCCGACCAGCGCGCGCTGGCGCAGCAGGTCCGGTCGGCGGGCTGGGAGCAGGTGCGCTGGCGCAACCTCAGCGGCGGGGTCGTCGCGCTCCACTACGCGGTGGCCGCCGGCCGCTGA
- a CDS encoding tetratricopeptide repeat protein, with protein sequence MDRDAHDALDPVGPGPRSAEPRFVGAPRRALVEGLAAVVEELRSGGPSRWVSLEAPSGWGKTRVARELYASLAAGQQDPAYWPPHISVDGAVDAAEVSARRKKVNPEVTHEPGSLPSYLWWGISCSSRHGVASIALAQDIGVLEAHGPYLDDAWRRLPRTGRGADDARAFALAAADEGAMHLADTVVQEALGAAVPGLGLVRWVGEWAWSKGRDRGERRTRLESTGAVTPQHDDIGDQVVAMLTRLARPELPAVLVVEDLHDADPLLVDVLSRLVSSDRAVLVVSTGWPGHLTEVPEVAAAWADLGEHLVRVSSEDGTPLPSPFPAGAGLDPLGGEDLSAILRHYYPRVDGATERLVVDRYANPLALELFCQIDRVRRRFRDRELRLTAADIDHLPATVRGLYRQHWIELPESVRHALAVATLGIPVVLEPDTGRSPLWNQDLMVEALQALELPDAAEVADSLEAASTSYAWARAVTDTLRRFSEPDQLQVAVEDQRSYLFEDEIRVVKNLLAARLAGSVAAEPDVDQREHAARLLLALEAEGFVDDPGVLASATLALLDLLRADPRELRERVRVAQTALSRLDPLSDDGLHVRRELGHAQRLLGRQADAEQTLDSLVADLGRTRPADDPDLLDARFQLFANLGTGRLGPRLEDLEQLERATAARHGEVDPRTLRTANLTTIALSERGQVHQAVTARRDLVRRAEAALGPDDEATLLLRANLAYDLREAGSREEARALTAVVLEGRSRALGPLHPDTLWSRRQVLSDVVSGGRFTEAAEAYQALCREVDDGVGPFHPEALWALDGYADMLADIGRGGEALRVRDELVRRSELGAGREGAATLRARRDRAALLAAQGRSGEARTEYDQVAGDLARVLGPHDALTLDARRAVAQLVAETEGPHAGAPEQRRVAEEAAAALGRGHWLAVRATREAAVSVATAAGPDAAVAILQQLLDGQWATATADPAAVASTVAELAFAHRSAGRHVVALALVEDEIARLTGVLGPASSPVVQLRSERALTLHLAGRSEEAVTAFLDALQDLQEARSDSDPQVLWLRTSLGDVLSESGHAGEAVLLLQQTYDAAGSGLGAAHQATLRAGTRLMWAMQRAPGTGSAAFDLGLRLAGPVRAAYGPRSPVYEALLAALANSAVGAVEGEEGGEATADRVAPVAPYLEEYVSLVEANPSSRPYDLGYARLRLGYIRLFAGDPRCVEDLVQAVPGLEQAPGGDTTELDACRRLVEIARNAYGSD encoded by the coding sequence GTGGACCGTGACGCCCACGACGCCCTCGACCCGGTCGGTCCGGGCCCGCGCAGCGCCGAACCGCGCTTCGTCGGCGCCCCGCGCCGGGCGCTGGTCGAGGGGCTGGCCGCCGTGGTCGAGGAGCTGCGGAGCGGCGGGCCGTCGCGCTGGGTGTCGCTGGAGGCGCCGTCGGGGTGGGGCAAGACCCGCGTCGCCCGGGAGCTGTACGCCTCGCTCGCGGCAGGGCAGCAGGATCCGGCGTACTGGCCACCGCACATCAGCGTCGACGGCGCCGTCGACGCGGCCGAGGTCTCGGCGCGGCGGAAGAAGGTCAACCCCGAGGTCACCCACGAGCCGGGAAGCCTCCCGTCCTACCTCTGGTGGGGCATCAGCTGCTCGTCGAGGCACGGCGTCGCCTCCATCGCCCTCGCCCAGGACATCGGCGTGCTCGAGGCGCACGGGCCCTACCTCGACGACGCCTGGCGCCGGTTGCCGCGCACGGGCCGTGGCGCCGACGACGCCCGCGCATTCGCGCTCGCCGCGGCGGACGAAGGGGCGATGCACCTGGCCGACACCGTGGTGCAGGAGGCGCTCGGCGCCGCCGTGCCCGGGCTCGGCCTCGTGCGCTGGGTGGGCGAGTGGGCGTGGAGCAAGGGCCGCGACCGCGGCGAGCGTCGCACCCGCCTCGAGAGCACCGGGGCGGTCACCCCCCAGCACGACGACATCGGCGACCAGGTGGTCGCGATGCTCACCCGGCTCGCGCGCCCGGAGCTGCCGGCCGTGCTCGTGGTCGAGGACCTCCATGACGCCGACCCGCTGCTCGTCGACGTGCTGAGCCGTCTCGTCTCCTCCGACCGCGCGGTCCTCGTGGTCTCCACCGGCTGGCCCGGCCACCTGACCGAGGTCCCGGAGGTCGCCGCGGCGTGGGCCGACCTGGGCGAGCACCTCGTCCGGGTCTCCAGCGAGGACGGCACACCGCTGCCCTCCCCCTTCCCCGCGGGAGCAGGACTCGACCCGCTCGGCGGGGAGGACCTGTCGGCCATCCTTCGCCACTACTACCCCCGGGTGGACGGCGCCACCGAGCGGCTCGTCGTGGACCGCTACGCCAACCCCCTCGCCCTCGAGCTGTTCTGCCAGATCGACCGGGTCCGGCGCCGCTTCCGCGACCGGGAGCTGCGCCTCACGGCCGCCGACATCGACCACCTGCCCGCCACGGTGCGTGGCCTCTACCGCCAGCACTGGATCGAGCTTCCCGAGTCGGTGCGCCACGCGCTCGCGGTCGCGACCCTGGGCATACCGGTCGTGCTCGAGCCCGACACCGGGCGCTCGCCGCTGTGGAACCAGGACCTCATGGTCGAGGCCCTGCAGGCCCTGGAGCTGCCGGACGCCGCCGAGGTCGCCGACTCCCTGGAGGCGGCCTCGACGTCGTACGCCTGGGCGCGCGCCGTCACCGACACGCTGCGCCGGTTCTCCGAGCCCGACCAGCTGCAGGTCGCCGTCGAGGACCAGCGGTCCTACCTCTTCGAGGACGAGATCCGCGTCGTGAAGAACCTCCTGGCGGCACGGCTCGCCGGCTCGGTCGCCGCCGAGCCCGACGTCGATCAGCGCGAGCACGCGGCCCGGCTCCTGCTGGCCCTCGAGGCGGAGGGATTCGTCGACGACCCCGGCGTCCTGGCCTCGGCCACCCTGGCGCTGCTCGACCTGCTGCGCGCCGACCCGCGTGAGCTGCGCGAACGGGTCCGGGTCGCGCAGACCGCGCTCTCCCGCCTCGACCCTCTGTCGGACGACGGCCTGCACGTGCGCCGGGAGCTCGGCCACGCGCAGCGCCTGCTCGGGCGCCAGGCCGACGCCGAGCAGACCCTCGACTCCCTCGTCGCCGACCTGGGGCGGACCCGGCCGGCCGACGACCCCGACCTGCTCGACGCGCGCTTCCAGCTCTTCGCCAACCTGGGCACCGGTCGCCTGGGACCGCGGCTCGAGGACCTGGAGCAGCTCGAGCGCGCCACGGCCGCGAGGCACGGCGAGGTCGACCCGCGCACGCTGCGGACGGCCAACCTCACAACGATCGCCCTGAGCGAACGGGGCCAGGTGCACCAGGCGGTGACCGCCCGCCGCGACCTGGTCCGCCGGGCGGAGGCTGCCCTCGGCCCGGACGACGAGGCCACGCTGCTGCTGCGGGCCAACCTGGCCTACGACCTGCGCGAGGCCGGGTCGCGCGAGGAGGCGCGCGCGCTCACCGCGGTCGTGCTGGAGGGGCGCTCGCGGGCGTTGGGGCCGCTGCACCCGGACACGCTGTGGAGCCGGCGCCAGGTGCTGTCGGACGTCGTCTCGGGCGGCCGGTTCACCGAGGCGGCCGAGGCATACCAGGCGCTGTGCCGGGAGGTGGACGACGGGGTCGGCCCGTTCCACCCCGAGGCGCTCTGGGCCCTCGACGGGTATGCCGACATGCTCGCCGACATCGGGCGGGGCGGGGAGGCGCTCCGGGTCCGGGACGAGCTGGTCCGGCGCAGCGAGCTCGGCGCGGGACGGGAGGGGGCGGCGACCCTGCGGGCGCGGCGCGACCGGGCCGCGCTCCTGGCGGCGCAGGGCCGGTCCGGAGAAGCGCGGACCGAGTACGACCAGGTCGCCGGCGACCTGGCACGCGTCCTCGGGCCCCACGACGCCCTCACCCTGGACGCCCGGAGGGCGGTCGCCCAGCTCGTGGCCGAGACCGAGGGCCCGCACGCGGGCGCGCCCGAGCAGCGGCGCGTCGCCGAGGAGGCCGCCGCGGCGCTGGGCCGTGGTCACTGGCTCGCGGTGCGGGCGACCCGCGAGGCCGCCGTCAGCGTCGCGACCGCGGCCGGACCGGACGCCGCCGTCGCGATCCTGCAGCAGCTGCTCGACGGCCAGTGGGCGACCGCGACCGCGGACCCCGCCGCCGTGGCGTCGACGGTGGCCGAGCTCGCCTTCGCCCACCGCTCGGCCGGGCGCCACGTGGTCGCGCTGGCCCTTGTCGAGGACGAGATCGCCCGGCTCACGGGGGTGCTCGGACCTGCCTCGTCACCCGTCGTCCAGCTGCGCAGCGAGCGCGCCCTGACGCTGCACCTCGCGGGGCGGAGCGAGGAGGCGGTCACGGCCTTCCTCGACGCGCTCCAGGATCTCCAGGAGGCCCGCAGCGACAGCGACCCCCAGGTGCTCTGGCTGAGGACCTCCCTCGGCGACGTGCTCTCCGAGTCCGGGCATGCGGGCGAGGCGGTGCTCCTGCTGCAACAGACCTACGACGCCGCCGGGTCCGGGCTCGGGGCCGCGCACCAGGCGACACTGCGGGCCGGCACCCGCCTCATGTGGGCCATGCAGCGTGCGCCCGGGACCGGCTCGGCGGCCTTCGACCTCGGCCTACGCCTGGCCGGCCCGGTGCGCGCCGCCTACGGCCCGCGCAGCCCCGTCTACGAGGCGCTCCTGGCGGCCCTCGCCAACAGCGCCGTCGGTGCCGTCGAGGGCGAGGAGGGCGGCGAGGCCACGGCGGACCGCGTCGCCCCGGTGGCGCCCTACCTCGAGGAGTACGTCTCGCTCGTCGAGGCGAACCCCTCCTCGCGTCCCTACGACCTGGGGTATGCCCGGCTCCGGCTCGGCTACATCCGCCTCTTCGCCGGCGATCCCCGGTGCGTGGAGGACCTCGTGCAGGCCGTCCCCGGGCTCGAGCAGGCCCCCGGGGGCGACACCACCGAGCTCGACGCGTGCCGGCGGCTCGTCGAGATCGCCCGCAACGCCTACGGCTCGGACTGA
- a CDS encoding geranylgeranyl reductase family protein: protein MSEQVETADVIVVGAGPGGSSSAAYLASHGLDVLLLEKSTFPRDKICGDGLTPRAVRELIHLGVPIDEADGWHRTRGLRIIGGGMRLELDWPGNATFPPFGLVRTRQDLDEILARHAAARGARLLEGINVQTPVLDERGHICGVEAKVMGPDGRATGERREFRARVVVAADGNSSRLSLGMDRPKRDDRPMGVAVRAYYETPRHDDPYLESWLELWTKDAQGERDELMPGYGWIFPLGDGTANVGLGILDTSEAFGTFDYRDVMKRWIDTMPGDWGFSEETRQAPIRGAALPMCFNRQPLYDRGLLLVGDAGGMVNPFNGEGIAEAMEAGRHAAEVISAALARATPGEREAVLRSYTAAMKDSLGGYYTLGRGFATLIGKPEIMRLAVKYGLPRRSLMRLLLKIMANLPQERGGGLDDRVINALSRMTPAA from the coding sequence GTGAGTGAGCAGGTCGAGACAGCCGACGTCATCGTCGTCGGCGCCGGGCCGGGAGGTTCGAGCTCTGCCGCCTACCTCGCCTCCCACGGCCTCGACGTCCTGCTGCTGGAGAAGTCGACGTTCCCCCGCGACAAGATCTGCGGCGACGGGCTGACGCCGCGCGCGGTCCGCGAGCTCATCCACCTCGGCGTCCCGATCGACGAGGCCGACGGCTGGCACCGGACCCGGGGTCTGCGCATCATCGGCGGCGGGATGCGCCTGGAGCTGGACTGGCCCGGCAACGCCACCTTCCCGCCCTTCGGCCTGGTGCGGACCCGCCAGGACCTCGACGAGATCCTCGCCCGCCACGCCGCCGCCCGGGGCGCCCGGCTGCTCGAGGGCATCAACGTCCAGACGCCGGTGCTGGACGAGCGGGGGCACATCTGCGGTGTGGAGGCCAAGGTCATGGGGCCCGACGGACGGGCCACGGGGGAGCGGCGCGAGTTCCGCGCCCGCGTCGTCGTGGCCGCCGACGGCAACTCGAGCCGGCTCTCGCTCGGCATGGACCGCCCCAAGCGCGACGACCGGCCCATGGGGGTCGCGGTCCGCGCCTACTACGAGACCCCGCGGCACGACGACCCCTACCTCGAGTCCTGGCTGGAGCTGTGGACCAAGGACGCGCAGGGCGAGCGGGACGAGCTCATGCCCGGCTACGGCTGGATCTTCCCGCTCGGCGACGGCACCGCCAACGTCGGGCTCGGGATCCTCGACACCTCCGAGGCCTTCGGCACCTTCGACTACCGCGACGTCATGAAGCGCTGGATCGACACGATGCCGGGCGACTGGGGCTTCTCCGAGGAGACCCGGCAGGCCCCGATCCGCGGTGCCGCGCTGCCCATGTGCTTCAACCGTCAGCCGCTCTACGACCGGGGGCTGCTGCTCGTCGGCGACGCCGGCGGCATGGTCAACCCGTTCAACGGCGAGGGCATCGCCGAGGCGATGGAGGCCGGTCGGCACGCCGCCGAGGTCATCAGCGCGGCGCTGGCCCGGGCCACCCCGGGGGAGCGGGAGGCCGTCCTGCGCAGCTACACCGCGGCGATGAAGGACTCGCTCGGGGGCTACTACACCCTCGGTCGCGGGTTCGCGACCCTCATCGGCAAGCCCGAGATCATGCGGCTCGCCGTGAAGTACGGACTGCCGCGCCGCTCGCTCATGCGGCTGCTCCTCAAGATCATGGCCAACCTGCCGCAGGAGCGCGGCGGGGGGCTGGACGACCGGGTCATCAACGCCCTGAGCAGGATGACTCCGGCGGCATGA
- a CDS encoding NADH-quinone oxidoreductase subunit A, with amino-acid sequence MDYHPYLPIIFFLFFGLLFAFGSVFGGGLLGRVTYNRAKAEAYECGIQPTPQAHEGGRVPVKYYLTAMLFIVFDVEVLFLYPFAVAFDQVGLFSVLAMLLFLVVVSVPFVYEWSRGGLEWD; translated from the coding sequence ATGGACTACCACCCGTATCTGCCCATCATCTTCTTCCTCTTCTTCGGCCTGCTCTTCGCCTTCGGCTCCGTCTTCGGCGGCGGGCTGCTGGGACGGGTCACCTACAACCGCGCCAAGGCCGAGGCCTACGAGTGCGGGATCCAGCCGACGCCCCAGGCGCACGAGGGCGGGCGCGTGCCGGTCAAGTACTACCTCACGGCGATGCTCTTCATCGTCTTCGACGTCGAGGTGCTCTTCCTCTACCCCTTCGCCGTGGCCTTCGACCAGGTCGGGCTGTTCTCGGTGCTCGCGATGCTGCTGTTCCTCGTCGTGGTCTCCGTGCCCTTCGTCTACGAGTGGAGCAGGGGTGGACTGGAATGGGACTGA
- a CDS encoding NADH-quinone oxidoreductase subunit B, which yields MGLEDKIPGGIMLTTVEGLAGQLRQYSVWPATFGLACCAIEMMAVGTPDYDIARFGMERFAATPRQADLMIVAGRVSQKMAPVVRQVYDQMPNPKWVISMGVCASSGGMFNNYAIVQGVDHIVPVDVYLPGCPPRPEMLLNAVLELHKQIREFKFSVNREAAARAAEAAAMKAMPTSEMKGLLA from the coding sequence ATGGGTCTCGAGGACAAGATTCCCGGTGGGATCATGCTGACGACGGTCGAGGGACTGGCCGGTCAGCTGCGGCAGTACTCCGTCTGGCCGGCGACCTTCGGCCTGGCCTGCTGCGCCATCGAGATGATGGCCGTCGGCACGCCCGACTACGACATCGCCCGGTTCGGGATGGAGCGTTTCGCCGCCACCCCGCGGCAGGCGGACCTCATGATCGTCGCCGGTCGCGTGTCGCAGAAGATGGCGCCGGTCGTGCGTCAGGTCTACGACCAGATGCCCAACCCCAAGTGGGTCATCTCCATGGGTGTCTGCGCGAGCTCGGGCGGCATGTTCAACAACTACGCGATCGTGCAGGGCGTGGACCACATCGTGCCCGTGGACGTCTATCTCCCCGGCTGTCCGCCGCGCCCGGAGATGCTGCTCAACGCCGTCCTGGAGCTGCACAAGCAGATCCGCGAGTTCAAGTTCTCCGTCAACCGCGAGGCCGCGGCCCGCGCGGCCGAGGCGGCCGCCATGAAGGCGATGCCGACCTCCGAGATGAAGGGGCTGCTCGCGTGA
- a CDS encoding NADH-quinone oxidoreductase subunit C, whose product MAAQAAGEPVVMARKQGMFGGSMGGDTSGYGGLDAPVLFPGAAERPYGSYFDEVVDALQAAAPDAFAAGLERVVVDRGELTLHVHRDHLQSLVRPLRDHPRLRFEICTGVSGVHWPQQTGAELHAVYHFQSITHGVRRVRIEVTCPDEDPRIPSIVGIYPANDWHERETWDMFGIVFEGHPGLTRILMPDDWPGHPQRKDYPLGGIPVEYKGATIPAPDQRRSYT is encoded by the coding sequence GTGGCGGCCCAGGCCGCCGGCGAGCCGGTCGTCATGGCCCGCAAGCAGGGGATGTTCGGCGGGTCGATGGGTGGCGACACCTCGGGCTACGGCGGGCTGGACGCGCCGGTGCTCTTCCCGGGCGCCGCGGAGCGTCCCTACGGCTCCTACTTCGACGAGGTCGTCGACGCGCTGCAGGCCGCGGCGCCCGACGCCTTCGCCGCCGGGCTGGAGCGCGTCGTGGTCGACCGCGGCGAGCTGACGCTGCACGTGCACCGCGACCACTTGCAGAGCCTGGTGCGCCCGCTGCGGGACCACCCGCGGCTGCGCTTCGAGATCTGCACGGGGGTCTCGGGCGTCCACTGGCCCCAGCAGACCGGCGCCGAGCTGCACGCCGTCTACCACTTCCAGTCCATCACCCACGGGGTGCGCCGGGTGCGGATCGAGGTCACCTGCCCGGACGAGGACCCGCGCATCCCCTCGATCGTGGGCATCTACCCGGCCAACGACTGGCACGAGCGCGAGACCTGGGACATGTTCGGCATCGTCTTCGAGGGACACCCGGGCCTCACCCGCATCCTCATGCCGGACGACTGGCCCGGCCACCCGCAGCGCAAGGACTACCCGCTCGGCGGTATTCCGGTCGAGTACAAGGGGGCCACCATCCCGGCCCCCGACCAGCGGAGGAGCTACACCTGA